The Sphingobium aromaticiconvertens genome has a segment encoding these proteins:
- a CDS encoding TadE/TadG family type IV pilus assembly protein produces the protein MRAITIRGLAAGVRRDTHGIAATEFGLIAPVFLLLMLGALDLAHTLYMQGVLQGVVQKASRDSSLESGTDATKQATIDQHIIDQVHHLALNATVDIDRRNFSTYTKAAEATPEPYNDNNHNGVCDDNEPFQDNNANGRRDADGGSAGQGATQDAVVLTVNVNYPRFFPLDKMIGLPGTVHLAAKTVLTNQPYGQKAGEPVPVVGNCP, from the coding sequence ATGCGCGCAATCACGATCCGCGGCCTCGCCGCTGGTGTCCGCCGTGACACCCATGGCATTGCTGCAACCGAATTCGGGCTGATTGCTCCGGTGTTTCTGTTGCTAATGCTTGGCGCGCTCGATCTCGCTCATACGCTGTACATGCAGGGCGTATTGCAAGGCGTAGTGCAAAAAGCATCTCGCGATTCCAGCCTGGAATCCGGCACTGACGCCACGAAACAGGCTACCATAGACCAGCACATTATCGATCAGGTCCACCACTTGGCCCTCAATGCGACGGTAGATATCGATAGGCGCAATTTCTCCACATACACAAAGGCGGCGGAAGCCACGCCGGAACCCTATAACGACAATAATCATAACGGCGTATGCGACGATAATGAGCCGTTTCAGGACAATAATGCCAACGGTCGTCGCGACGCCGACGGCGGCAGTGCTGGTCAGGGCGCCACGCAGGACGCAGTAGTCCTGACCGTCAATGTCAATTATCCCCGCTTCTTCCCGCTGGACAAGATGATCGGCCTGCCCGGCACCGTCCATCTGGCCGCCAAGACAGTGCTTACCAACCAGCCTTATGGACAAAAAGCGGGCGAGCCGGTTCCGGTCGTGGGGAATTGCCCGTGA